The Sorex araneus isolate mSorAra2 chromosome 5, mSorAra2.pri, whole genome shotgun sequence genome has a segment encoding these proteins:
- the DHRS3 gene encoding short-chain dehydrogenase/reductase 3 isoform X2 — MGTECHYFICDVGNREEVYQTAKAVREKVGDVTILVNNAAVVHGKSLMDSDDDALLKSQHINTLGQFWTTKAFLPRMLELQHGHIVCLNSVLALSAIPGAIDYCTSKASAFAFMESLTLGLLDCPGVSATTVLPFHTSTEMFQGMRVRFPRLFPPLKPETVARRTVEAVQLNQALLLLPWTMHALIILKSILPQAALEEIHKFSGTYTCMNTFKGRT; from the exons ATGGGCACCGAGTGTCACTACTTCATCTGTGACGTGGGCAACCGGGAGGAGGTGTACCAGACGGCCAAGGCTGTCCGGGAGAAG GTGGGCGACGTCACCATCCTGGTGAACAACGCGGCCGTGGTGCACGGGAAGAGCCTGATGGACAGCGACGACGACGCGCTGCTCAAGTCCCAGCACATCAACACGCTGGGCCAGTTCTGG ACCACCAAGGCCTTCCTGCCGCGCATGCTGGAGCTGCAGCACGGCCACATCGTGTGCCTGAACTCGGTGCTGGCGCTGTCGGCCATCCCGGGCGCCATCGACTACTGCACCTCCAAGGCCTCGGCCTTCGCCTTCATGGAGAGCCTGACCCTGGGGCTGCTGGACTGCCCCGGCGTCAGCGCCACCACCGTGCTGCCCTTCCACACCAGCACCGAGATGTTCCAGGGCATGCGCGTCAG GTTCCCCAGACTCTTCCCGCCACTGAAGCCCGAGACCGTGGCCCGGAGGACGGTGGAAGCCGTGCAGCTCAACCAggccctcctcctgctcccctggACCATGCACGCCCTCATCATCCTGAAGAG catcCTCCCCCAGGCGGCCCTCGAGGAGATCCACAAGTTCTCAGGAACCTACACCTGCATGAACACTTTCAAAGGGCGGACATGA